A region of the Amycolatopsis sp. cg13 genome:
GATCGTCGCGCCGCGGCTGAAGGCGAAGGGGTGCGCGATCACGGTAACCCCGCCGGCCGCGGTGACCATGTCAATCGCTTCCTCGACCGGAGTGTCGCGGCGCGCGACGTAGTAGCCGCGGCGGCTGTGCAGGTAGTCGCCGAAAGCCTCGTCGACGGAGCTGACCAGACCGGCCCGGACGAGCGCCTGCGCGAGGTGCGGCCGCCCCGCGGGCGAATCCTCGGGCAGCAGGCTCAGGATTTCGTCGGCGTCGACCGGGAGGCCGTCGGCGGCCATCCGCTCGGCCATCCGCCGCAACCGGGTGCGCCGTTCGACGCGCAGCCGCGTCTGTTCCGCGACGATCGCGGGCGCGGTCGGATCGAAGAGGTACGCGAGCAGGTGCACGCTGATCTCGTAACCGGTGTCCGGGTCGATCGAGACCGTCGACAGCTCCGCACCCGGCACGAGCGTCATCCCGGCGGGCAGGGCGGCGGCGGCCGGTTCCCAGCCCGCGGTGGTGTCGTGGTCGGTGATCGCGACGACGTCGAGACCGGCACGCGCGGCAGCGCCGACGAGCTCGGCAGGGCTGTCGGTACCGTCGGAGGCCGTGGAGTGGGCGTGCAGGTCGATGCGCATCGGACCTATTCTCGACGATGCGCTGCGTCACCTCGGCGCCGGGACCAGTGCCGACGCGCCCGGGGTCAGCCGACCGGCTTCTTGCCCCGCGCCGCGCGCTGTGCCTTGATCATCGAGAACCGTTCGGCCTGCTTCTGCTTGTCGCCGAACACGAGCTCGGAGATCGTGTCGTAGAACTCCTCGGGCCGCGGCAGGTAGTCGATCCGGTTCAGCGCCTGGATCTGGCCC
Encoded here:
- a CDS encoding PHP domain-containing protein — encoded protein: MRIDLHAHSTASDGTDSPAELVGAAARAGLDVVAITDHDTTAGWEPAAAALPAGMTLVPGAELSTVSIDPDTGYEISVHLLAYLFDPTAPAIVAEQTRLRVERRTRLRRMAERMAADGLPVDADEILSLLPEDSPAGRPHLAQALVRAGLVSSVDEAFGDYLHSRRGYYVARRDTPVEEAIDMVTAAGGVTVIAHPFAFSRGATISEDTLRDLTARGLTGVEVNHPNHDPATRARTRELADELGLIRTGSSDYHGTNKTIGLGQETTEPDQLEELVGRATGFQVVKG